One window of Trifolium pratense cultivar HEN17-A07 linkage group LG5, ARS_RC_1.1, whole genome shotgun sequence genomic DNA carries:
- the LOC123884963 gene encoding proline transporter 1-like, whose product MDVESRTSNDNSVSTLNLEHVQDKDTSNDSYDISTAHTIDKDSWQQVGLMLVTGFNCGWIFSFSNLIMVPLGWTWGVILLFVVGFYTAYANWLLAAFHFIDGRRFIRYRDLMGFVYGKKMYHLTWISQFLTLLLGNMGFILLGGKALKEINSEFSDSPLRLQYYIVVTGAAYFIFSFSIPTISAMRNWLGASAVVTLTYIVFLLIVAVKDGKSNSDKDYSISGSKVSKVFSSFGAISAIIVTNTSGMLPEIQSTLRKPAVKNMRKALFSQYTVGVLFYYGVTIVGYWAYGTAVSSYIPENLSGPRWINVLVNVIVFLQSIVSQHMFVAPIHEALDTRFLELGQGMHSGENLKRLFLVRVCFYTGNTFIAAAFPFMGDFVNLLGSFSLVPLTFMFPSMLFLKLKGKTARTEKKAWHWINIVFAFLLTIATTISALRFIVQNIQKYQFFADA is encoded by the exons ATGGATGTGGAATCAAGAACAAGCAATGACAACTCTGTCAGTACTCTTAACCTTGAACATGTTCAAGACAAAGATACCTCAAATGATTCCTATGACATTTCAACTGCTCATACTATTGACAAAG ATTCATGGCAACAAGTGGGGTTGATGCTTGTAACAGGCTTCAACTGTGGTTGGATATTCAGTTTCTCTAACCTTATAATGGTTCCATTGGGTTGGACTTGGGGTGTTATATTGCTTTTTGTTGTTGGATTCTACACAGCTTATGCTAATTGGTTATTGGCAGCTTTTCATTTCATTGATGGTCGTAGGTTCATCAGATACAGAGATCTCATGGGATTTGTTTATG GAAAGAAGATGTACCACCTCACATGGATTTCTCAATTTTTGACCCTTCTTCTTGGAAACATGGGTTTCATCCTCCTTGGAGGCAAGGCACTTAAG GAAATCAACTCAGAATTTAGTGATTCTCCCTTAAGACTTCAATACTACATAGTGGTCACAGGAGCAGCATACTTCATATTTTCCTTTTCCATTCCAACAATATCTGCAATGAGAAATTGGCTAGGAGCTTCTGCAGTTGTCACACTCACATACATAGTATTTCTTCTAATTGTTGCAGTCAAAGATG GGAAATCAAATTCGGACAAGGATTACAGCATTAGTGGAAGCAAAGTGAGCAAGGTTTTCAGTAGTTTTGGTGCCATTTCTGCCATCATTGTTACCAACACTAGTGGCATGCTTCCTGAGATACAg TCAACTCTACGTAAGCCAGCTGTGAAGAACATGAGGAAAGCCCTATTCTCACAATATACAGTGGGGGTGTTGTTCTATTATGGTGTTACTATAGTTGGATATTGGGCTTATGGAACAGCAGTATCTTCATATATTCCTGAAAATTTAAGTGGGCCAAGATGGATCAATGTGCTTGTTAATGTCATAGTCTTTCTACAGTCCATAGTTTCCCAACAT aTGTTTGTGGCACCGATTCACGAGGCTTTGGACACAAGATTTCTAGAACTTGGGCAGGGTATGCATTCAGGGGAGAATTTGAAACGCTTATTTCTCGTACGAGTTTGCTTCTATACCGGAAACACATTCATCGCTGCCGCATTTCCTTTTATGGGTGACTTTGTAAACTTACTAGGCTCATTTTCACTTGTTCCTCTCACCTTCATGTTCCCGAGCATGCTCTTTCTTAAG CTAAAGGGAAAGACAGCTAGAACAGAAAAGAAGGCATGGCATTGGATCAACATTGTTTTTGCATTTCTACTTACAATAGCAACCACAATTTCAGCTCTTCGGTTCATAGTACAAAACATTCAAAAGTATCAGTTCTTTGCTGATGCATGA